The Sphingobacterium lactis sequence ACACCAAACTCATAACCTGAAAAGGTGCAGCATGGTCCTTGGTCGATTTACGGAATACGCCCTCAACTTCAAATTGCATCTGTACGATTCCCTTTTCCTGGTCAATGACAAGATTTACATCCATGTTGTACGGGATAGCACAGGCAGGTTTTGTTCCTGGCTCTTGCAGGTTAAGTCCAGTAGGTCGCAGCAGATCTTCTTTCCATAGCGTCAGCGTCCTTTCGTCCAATGTTTCGTAACCCGCTGGCAATGCTTTGTTTTTAGCGGTATAAATACGTTCCACATATTGGTCACGGTCCACAAAGTCAATTTTTGGTCTTTGGCTATCCGGAACCGGCCTAAAGACCGATGTCAGGTCTCCGCAGACCAACCGGCGCCACGGGGTTATATTTTCTTCCCTAACTTTTTTCTTGTATTTCTTCTGCAGGAAATGTTCCAGAAATTGCAGGTTCGAGGTCAGGTCAAATACTTCTGAGTTCACCCAGCCCCCTTTTGTCCATGGGGAGGCCACGACCATGGGAACCCGATAGCCCAATCCAATCGGACTATTAGGGAAGTCGATTTCTTTATTGATACGCTTCCGCTCCTGATCCTGTGTGACATATTCCGCTACGGTATCCAATCCTTTGGGCAGTGCTCCGGAATGGGGATCGGAACTCAATGGTGGCACAAATGGGGAGACATGGTCGAAATAACCGTCGTTTTCATCATAGGTCAGGATAAAGATGGTCTTTTTCCAAACCTCTGGATTTGCCGTTAGGATATCCAAAGTCTCGGATACATACCAAGCCCCGTACCATGGTGATCCCGGATGGTCCGAAAAGCGCGATGGTGCAACCAACCAAGAGACCGTCGGTAATTGTCCCTGTTTGACATCTTCTCGGAATTGATGGAAGACATCACCCTGCGGAACCTGAACGGTCTTCTGTTCCCCATTTTCCGTATAAGTAATTGAGGTTAGCGCATGGTACGCTGGATCATGTACGTTCGTGGTAAAAGCTTTTCTATGGATGGCTTGCTGCTGTTTTGAAAGCTTGGCGAAATTTTCCGGGCTATATGCTGCTACATCGCTGCGATAGCCTTCCAATTCTTTCACCACTTTTTCGTAGGCTTCTTGATTGGCAAATTTAGCAACCGTTAACAGGTGCTCAATTTCTTTCACTCTCCGCTTCGCAAATGCATGGTAGGCCGGGTGGAATTTCACCTGATACTGTTTATGGAATTCCAAATTATTGTCGGTAAAATTGGCTAGCCAACTTTCTTCCTCGCCTTCAAATCCAACGGGCAGGCTCAGCTCATTCTGGTACACTTTCCATGAAACACCAGCTTCTTCCAGACGTTCCGGATAGGTTTTCCAGGACACATCCTTATAATTGATCTGGTAATTGTCGACATGGGCAGTAGATTCCGGATTATGGGCTTCTTCCCGGACCGTA is a genomic window containing:
- a CDS encoding phosphocholine-specific phospholipase C, which codes for MDSRRDFLKKASMLAGATAAIHVMPASIQRALAIEAKAGSTYLDAEHIVFLMQENRSFDHCFGTLKGVRGFNDPRVMRQPNGLPVWYQSNGNKQIHPPFHLDIVNTKATWMGDLPHSWHNMLAARNEGKMDNWLEAKKPGNEAYKHIPLTMGYYERKDIPFYYAFADAFTVCDQHFCSSLTGTSANRSYFWSGTVREEAHNPESTAHVDNYQINYKDVSWKTYPERLEEAGVSWKVYQNELSLPVGFEGEEESWLANFTDNNLEFHKQYQVKFHPAYHAFAKRRVKEIEHLLTVAKFANQEAYEKVVKELEGYRSDVAAYSPENFAKLSKQQQAIHRKAFTTNVHDPAYHALTSITYTENGEQKTVQVPQGDVFHQFREDVKQGQLPTVSWLVAPSRFSDHPGSPWYGAWYVSETLDILTANPEVWKKTIFILTYDENDGYFDHVSPFVPPLSSDPHSGALPKGLDTVAEYVTQDQERKRINKEIDFPNSPIGLGYRVPMVVASPWTKGGWVNSEVFDLTSNLQFLEHFLQKKYKKKVREENITPWRRLVCGDLTSVFRPVPDSQRPKIDFVDRDQYVERIYTAKNKALPAGYETLDERTLTLWKEDLLRPTGLNLQEPGTKPACAIPYNMDVNLVIDQEKGIVQMQFEVEGVFRKSTKDHAAPFQVMSLVSYGAWEPGKVWSFTAKENELLTYNWKIADFPDRKFSFTVHGPNGFYRLFKGSLQSKPYPIKVKVADFRKGFQVMANTAGERLVVADVSYGLAAQNVPEGSGKLQWNLESSDGWYDFAIQHPNDPEFLFRFAGHQEDGKPSTTDPLMGKNS